One genomic window of Undibacterium cyanobacteriorum includes the following:
- the flgM gene encoding flagellar biosynthesis anti-sigma factor FlgM, translating to MKINDSLNSTQGLPNSPPAAPRADKAGDNAKVATTPSHNVQISPLSVQLQALQNTQASGPVFEAKKVEEIKLAISEGRFQVDAEKVADGLLETVKDLLNARRQPT from the coding sequence GTGAAAATCAATGACTCACTCAATTCGACCCAGGGGCTGCCAAACAGCCCGCCCGCCGCGCCGCGCGCGGACAAAGCTGGGGACAATGCGAAAGTGGCGACGACACCTTCGCACAACGTTCAGATTTCTCCTCTTTCAGTTCAACTCCAAGCACTGCAAAATACCCAAGCCAGTGGGCCAGTGTTCGAGGCGAAGAAGGTTGAAGAAATCAAACTGGCGATTTCAGAAGGGCGTTTTCAGGTTGATGCTGAAAAGGTTGCCGATGGCTTGCTGGAAACCGTAAAAGACCTACTTAACGCGAGACGACAACCCACATGA
- a CDS encoding flagellar motor protein: MDRASIIGFILVLVGILAGQVLEGGHIASLLQPAAFTIVVVSTIGAVLIQSRLPVFVRGVKMLRWIAFMPEDKSRKNVQDAMVWSVVARREGFLSLERYIDSAKDPFIEKGLKLVIDGVDPDRLKEILDVDISFYEMEQRQAIKIWDAAGGYSPTIGILGAVLGLIHVMENLSDPNKLGSGIAVAFVATIYGVGLANLLFLPVANKLKEIVSREVVRREMLADIFYSIAQGDSPRIVEERLSNHRK, from the coding sequence GTGGACCGGGCTAGCATAATTGGTTTTATTCTTGTTCTCGTTGGGATTCTCGCGGGACAAGTGCTGGAAGGGGGGCATATCGCTTCGCTTCTGCAACCGGCCGCCTTTACCATCGTGGTGGTCAGTACGATTGGCGCGGTACTGATACAAAGCCGTTTGCCTGTTTTTGTTCGAGGCGTAAAGATGCTACGTTGGATCGCATTTATGCCAGAGGATAAAAGTAGGAAAAATGTCCAAGACGCGATGGTGTGGAGTGTCGTAGCTCGCCGTGAGGGTTTTCTCAGCCTTGAACGCTATATCGATTCAGCGAAAGATCCTTTTATCGAAAAAGGGTTGAAACTTGTTATTGATGGGGTTGATCCCGATCGATTGAAAGAAATCCTTGATGTGGACATTTCGTTCTATGAGATGGAACAGCGGCAAGCCATAAAGATCTGGGACGCTGCAGGTGGTTATTCTCCGACTATAGGAATTCTTGGCGCAGTGCTCGGTCTGATTCATGTAATGGAAAATTTAAGTGACCCCAATAAGCTTGGTAGCGGTATTGCGGTCGCCTTTGTCGCAACAATTTATGGTGTGGGTCTCGCAAACCTCTTGTTTTTGCCAGTGGCAAATAAACTCAAAGAAATTGTGAGCCGTGAAGTCGTTCGACGTGAGATGTTGGCGGATATTTTTTACAGTATCGCGCAAGGGGATAGCCCGCGAATTGTAGAGGAACGTTTGTCAAATCATCGCAAGTAA
- the flgC gene encoding flagellar basal body rod protein FlgC, whose amino-acid sequence MSLFKIFDVSGSAMSAQSQRLNVVASNLANADSVTSSNGQVYKAKQVVFMAQQGNDASATSVKVKEVVEDPNPPKLMFDPKHPLADEKGYVAMPNVNVVEEMVNMISASRSYQTNVETMNAAKTMLLKTLSLGQ is encoded by the coding sequence ATGTCCCTCTTTAAAATTTTTGATGTGTCTGGGTCAGCCATGAGTGCGCAGTCGCAGCGCTTAAATGTGGTTGCAAGTAATTTAGCCAATGCTGATAGCGTGACTAGTTCGAACGGACAAGTCTACAAGGCTAAGCAAGTGGTGTTTATGGCCCAGCAGGGGAATGACGCGAGTGCGACTAGCGTCAAAGTTAAGGAAGTGGTGGAGGACCCGAATCCGCCGAAATTGATGTTTGATCCCAAGCATCCTTTGGCAGACGAAAAGGGCTACGTCGCTATGCCTAACGTCAATGTGGTCGAAGAGATGGTGAATATGATTTCTGCATCGCGTTCATATCAAACTAATGTGGAAACCATGAATGCTGCGAAAACAATGCTTTTGAAAACGCTGAGCCTCGGTCAATAG
- the flhF gene encoding flagellar biosynthesis protein FlhF produces MNVRKFSAPTSREALRKVRDALGPDAVIVSNRNVNGQVEIVAMDDSTLESIAPVSIAPAMPKNERQPEKSLRFSPPTAPTEMDKAVRKGIFAASSGLEDDVNANASLGAQEVAVMMNEIRSMRSILEHKITELSWANIQQREPVKAELMREMLSAGFGAGLARQLIEKMPNQENPQTGLDWIKSVLAHNLSTIGNENEILEKGGVYALVGPTGVGKTTTTAKLAARCVMRHGPSKLALITTDGYRIGAYEQLRIYGKILGVMVHSVKDESDLRIALEELKNKHTVLIDTVGVSQRDKMVTEQIAMLSGGGLNVKKLLCLNATSTGETLSEVVRAYAGSGLSGCILTKLDEAATIGGVLDIAIRQKLGVYYVASGQRVPEDLHVANRQYLIDRAFKLKRETNSYRLQLDELALKLNASSSSAEVHLA; encoded by the coding sequence ATGAACGTACGCAAATTTTCTGCACCAACTTCGCGTGAAGCACTTCGCAAGGTCCGTGATGCACTTGGACCTGATGCGGTCATTGTCTCCAATCGCAATGTGAATGGCCAAGTTGAGATTGTCGCGATGGACGACTCAACATTGGAATCGATTGCTCCAGTATCGATTGCACCAGCGATGCCGAAAAATGAGCGCCAGCCGGAGAAATCACTGCGCTTCTCGCCGCCAACTGCTCCGACGGAGATGGATAAAGCGGTACGCAAAGGGATCTTCGCAGCTTCATCTGGCCTTGAAGATGATGTGAATGCGAATGCAAGCTTAGGGGCGCAAGAAGTGGCTGTAATGATGAATGAGATTCGCTCCATGCGCAGTATTCTTGAACATAAAATCACCGAGCTATCGTGGGCAAATATCCAACAACGCGAACCAGTGAAGGCAGAATTGATGCGTGAAATGTTGTCCGCTGGTTTTGGTGCGGGTCTGGCAAGGCAGTTGATCGAAAAGATGCCAAATCAAGAAAATCCACAAACCGGACTTGATTGGATTAAGTCAGTACTCGCGCACAATTTAAGCACCATCGGCAACGAGAACGAGATTTTGGAGAAGGGCGGTGTATATGCTTTGGTGGGCCCGACTGGAGTTGGGAAAACTACCACCACAGCGAAGCTCGCGGCTCGCTGTGTGATGCGTCATGGTCCCTCCAAACTCGCTTTGATCACCACCGATGGTTATCGTATTGGAGCCTATGAACAGTTGCGAATCTATGGAAAGATTTTGGGCGTCATGGTGCATTCGGTAAAGGATGAATCTGACCTACGTATTGCGTTAGAAGAGTTGAAGAATAAGCACACCGTACTTATCGATACGGTTGGGGTGAGTCAACGTGACAAAATGGTGACGGAGCAGATCGCCATGCTCTCAGGAGGCGGCTTGAATGTGAAAAAACTTTTGTGCCTGAATGCGACTTCGACCGGCGAAACTCTCAGCGAAGTGGTGCGCGCTTATGCAGGTTCGGGTCTTTCCGGATGCATTCTCACAAAGCTGGACGAAGCCGCGACAATCGGTGGAGTTTTGGATATCGCGATTCGACAAAAACTGGGTGTTTATTATGTGGCGAGTGGACAGCGTGTTCCTGAAGACCTACATGTGGCGAACCGCCAGTACTTGATTGATCGCGCATTTAAGCTCAAGCGGGAGACTAATTCCTATCGTTTGCAACTCGATGAATTGGCCCTGAAATTGAACGCATCCAGTTCTTCTGCGGAGGTGCATCTTGCTTAA
- a CDS encoding flagellar hook assembly protein FlgD — translation MSTINTQTVDPALLATMNPSSTTKSTAQAAQDRFMTLLVTQMKNQDPLNPLDNAQVTSQLAQLSTVTGIDKLNDTMSAMSANYQSSQGLQAASMIGHGVVVPGTNVELKDGKSILGFDLPQAADNVTVQIKDSAGSLIRTLTANTMTAGMNTISWDGKNDSGKLMGNGNYQFSVSAAAADKKLDVTNLSFGMVSSVSFGKQGAQLTVSNIGDFALGDVRQVF, via the coding sequence ATGAGCACGATTAATACGCAGACCGTCGATCCGGCATTGCTTGCGACAATGAACCCTAGTTCGACTACCAAGTCGACGGCACAAGCCGCGCAAGATCGGTTTATGACCTTGTTGGTGACGCAGATGAAAAATCAGGATCCTTTGAATCCTCTCGACAATGCGCAAGTCACTAGCCAGTTGGCACAGTTGTCGACTGTCACTGGGATCGATAAATTGAATGACACGATGTCTGCTATGAGCGCGAATTATCAGAGCAGCCAAGGTTTGCAAGCAGCGAGCATGATAGGCCACGGCGTGGTGGTGCCAGGAACGAATGTCGAGTTAAAAGATGGTAAGTCTATTTTGGGTTTCGACTTGCCCCAAGCGGCTGATAATGTGACGGTTCAAATCAAGGATTCGGCGGGCTCGTTGATTCGCACTTTGACTGCCAACACGATGACGGCGGGCATGAACACGATTAGTTGGGACGGCAAGAATGATTCCGGAAAGTTGATGGGGAATGGCAACTATCAATTCTCGGTGAGTGCAGCAGCAGCTGACAAAAAGTTGGATGTGACTAATCTCAGTTTTGGAATGGTTTCAAGTGTTAGTTTTGGAAAGCAAGGTGCACAACTCACGGTTTCAAATATCGGAGACTTTGCTCTTGGAGATGTGCGCCAAGTTTTTTAA
- a CDS encoding MinD/ParA family ATP-binding protein yields MLNFDQAEGLRRMLETPQKSVFSFLSALPENERSGTVINLSAALAARGQRTLIVDAKVSAYSVSAWLNLRSDQTLLDVACERRTMEFAVKELSSGLFATKISDPRHDGFDRHDYAYRSLAKVFDIAASRADVVLVDCDLEHQDRHAIAAFEDSKILIQLSPEPASIKAAYAIMKRLQQDTGLRVFNILVSNASPAQGELIFANLANTAQRYLSVRLDLLGCIPEDHQVKLAINSGRSVVEAFPLSKASHAFARITDKLLFSAGDRLRYNSASLASAHYEY; encoded by the coding sequence TTGCTTAATTTTGATCAAGCAGAAGGCTTGCGTCGGATGCTCGAGACGCCCCAAAAGAGTGTTTTTAGTTTTTTATCTGCATTGCCTGAAAATGAACGAAGTGGCACCGTCATCAATCTTTCGGCGGCCTTAGCTGCACGTGGACAAAGAACCTTGATCGTCGATGCGAAAGTGTCAGCGTATAGCGTGAGTGCATGGTTGAATCTGCGTTCAGACCAAACCTTACTGGATGTGGCTTGTGAGAGACGAACCATGGAGTTCGCCGTAAAAGAGCTTTCCTCTGGACTGTTCGCCACCAAAATTTCGGATCCTCGCCATGATGGCTTTGATCGACATGATTATGCTTATCGTTCTTTAGCCAAGGTTTTCGACATTGCCGCTAGTCGCGCTGATGTGGTACTGGTTGATTGCGATTTAGAGCATCAAGATCGCCATGCTATTGCGGCCTTTGAAGATAGTAAAATCTTGATTCAATTATCTCCTGAACCAGCAAGCATTAAAGCTGCCTACGCGATAATGAAGCGTTTGCAACAAGACACGGGGTTACGTGTCTTTAATATTCTTGTTTCGAATGCAAGTCCAGCGCAGGGTGAGTTGATATTTGCGAATCTCGCGAATACCGCGCAACGATATTTGTCGGTGAGACTTGATTTACTTGGATGCATACCGGAAGATCATCAGGTAAAGTTAGCGATAAATTCAGGAAGATCTGTTGTAGAAGCGTTCCCTTTGTCTAAGGCTTCACATGCGTTTGCTCGCATAACTGATAAACTGTTATTTAGTGCAGGCGACCGCCTACGGTATAACTCAGCGTCTTTAGCGAGTGCGCATTACGAATATTGA
- a CDS encoding flagella synthesis protein FlgN has product MSGVQFQEIAKLLTKEVELMNSFVSVLQREEQILSDNQADKLEQIIGEKNLVLSDILVIEKQKNQLLSQLGFAIDAEGMKAFLATSSHEQSIHESWKQLLELSAQAKESNRVNGLLINRQMVKNQTALNILQQTDQNAAVYGADGQSKTTNSSGRSFIAG; this is encoded by the coding sequence ATGAGCGGTGTTCAATTCCAAGAAATTGCGAAGTTGTTGACGAAAGAGGTCGAGTTGATGAACTCTTTCGTTTCGGTACTGCAGAGAGAAGAGCAAATTCTTTCAGATAATCAGGCCGACAAATTGGAACAAATTATTGGCGAGAAAAACCTCGTTCTTAGCGATATTTTGGTTATTGAAAAACAAAAAAATCAGCTCTTGAGCCAACTCGGATTTGCGATTGACGCTGAAGGGATGAAAGCGTTCTTGGCTACATCGAGTCATGAACAGTCCATACATGAATCGTGGAAGCAGTTGTTAGAACTCTCAGCGCAAGCGAAAGAAAGCAACAGAGTCAACGGTCTCCTCATCAATCGTCAGATGGTCAAGAACCAAACGGCACTTAATATCCTTCAACAAACCGACCAGAATGCCGCAGTCTACGGTGCAGATGGTCAGTCAAAAACCACGAACTCTAGCGGTCGAAGCTTTATCGCTGGATGA
- the flgA gene encoding flagellar basal body P-ring formation chaperone FlgA, with amino-acid sequence MAEVQKVAQAFLEKSIKQIGELKQVQFAPIDPRLKLKACDSISAFLPSSSKVWGKINVGVRCTGSANWQIFLPVSVSVRGNYYMLANQLKHGHAISEADLIKVDGELDALPANAVLRREEIQSKTVQGNYSSGVVLRSDMLKAPLAIQQGQTVKVISHGQGFSVSTEATALTTANEGQIAKAKTNNGQVISGIAKLGAIIEIQN; translated from the coding sequence ATGGCGGAAGTACAAAAAGTGGCCCAAGCGTTCTTGGAAAAGTCGATCAAACAAATTGGTGAGTTGAAACAAGTTCAGTTTGCTCCAATTGATCCACGTCTAAAGCTCAAAGCCTGTGATTCGATTAGTGCATTCTTACCGTCAAGTAGCAAAGTGTGGGGAAAAATTAACGTTGGTGTGCGTTGCACCGGCTCCGCTAATTGGCAGATTTTTTTACCGGTGTCAGTCAGTGTACGCGGCAATTACTACATGCTTGCCAATCAACTAAAGCACGGCCATGCAATATCTGAAGCAGATCTCATTAAAGTTGATGGTGAACTCGATGCCTTACCGGCCAACGCAGTATTGCGACGCGAAGAAATCCAGAGCAAAACTGTACAAGGAAATTATTCTTCTGGGGTCGTCTTACGGTCCGATATGCTCAAAGCTCCATTAGCAATACAGCAAGGTCAGACGGTGAAAGTGATCAGTCATGGTCAAGGTTTTAGCGTGTCGACTGAAGCCACAGCACTGACGACCGCGAACGAAGGACAAATTGCAAAAGCGAAAACAAACAATGGACAAGTAATTAGCGGTATTGCTAAACTTGGTGCAATAATCGAAATACAAAACTAA
- the flhA gene encoding flagellar biosynthesis protein FlhA — translation MKWSNIAAWMSGPASKALAAPILIIMMLTMMILPLPPMVLDIFFSFNIALSIIVLLTSLYTVKPLDFMVFPTVLLVSTMLRLSLNVASTRVVLTEGHTGPDAAGKVIEAFGHFLIGGNYTVGIVVFVILTIINFTVVTKGAGRIAEVGARFALDAMPGKQMAIDADLNAGLIAEQEARRRRTEVAQEAEFYGAMDGASKYVKGDAVAGIMVTLINIVGGLIVGMVQHDLDFSNASKIYALLAIGDGLVAQIPSLIISTAAGIVVSRVASEQDIGNQFVSQLFAKPQVMYITAGIIGGLGIIPGMPHFAFLLLASTLAGAAYTMAKRKAEAPVAEAKPEQSVAPPEMEEATWQDILPVDTLGLEVGYRLIPLVDKTQGGELLRRIKGIRKKFAQEIGFLSPPVHIRDNLELKPSAYRISLKGVEIGAGEANMGQYLAIDPGMVSGTVPGVPTTDPAFGLPAVWIDASTRELAQSMGYTVVDAGTVVATHLNHLITSNAAGLLGRYEVQQLLDQLGKDSPKLIEDLTPRLLSLSVIQKVLQNLLIEGVHIRDMRTIIETLAEFANQTQDPTELTGQVRIALGRAIVQQIFPTGSELPVMTLDAKLERLLLQTLQGGVDGMAMEPGLADTIAAQTEAAAQHQQQLGLTPVLLVPGPLRVLLSRFLRRTLPHVKVLSHSELPENKTIRVTSLVGGQS, via the coding sequence ATGAAGTGGTCAAACATCGCAGCGTGGATGAGCGGCCCCGCGTCTAAAGCCCTGGCTGCGCCAATCTTGATCATCATGATGTTGACGATGATGATCTTGCCGTTGCCACCAATGGTTTTGGACATTTTCTTTAGTTTTAATATTGCACTCTCCATCATCGTTCTTTTGACGAGCCTATACACGGTGAAGCCTTTGGATTTTATGGTCTTCCCGACTGTTCTTTTGGTCAGCACAATGTTGCGCTTGTCTCTGAATGTGGCATCAACACGCGTGGTCTTGACCGAGGGCCATACAGGACCAGATGCGGCAGGAAAAGTGATCGAAGCTTTTGGACACTTTTTGATCGGCGGGAACTACACGGTCGGTATTGTCGTATTCGTGATTTTAACGATCATTAACTTTACCGTTGTCACCAAAGGTGCAGGTCGGATCGCGGAGGTTGGCGCTCGTTTTGCATTGGATGCGATGCCTGGCAAGCAGATGGCAATTGATGCTGACTTGAATGCCGGCTTGATCGCTGAACAAGAGGCACGTCGCCGTCGTACAGAGGTGGCACAAGAAGCTGAATTTTATGGCGCGATGGACGGTGCGAGTAAGTATGTGAAAGGTGACGCTGTCGCTGGCATTATGGTGACTTTAATCAATATCGTTGGTGGATTAATCGTTGGCATGGTGCAGCATGATTTGGACTTCTCGAATGCGTCCAAAATCTACGCCTTGCTCGCCATCGGCGATGGATTGGTCGCGCAGATTCCATCATTGATTATCTCTACTGCGGCGGGTATCGTCGTCTCTCGTGTAGCGAGTGAACAAGACATTGGTAATCAGTTTGTCAGCCAATTATTTGCCAAGCCCCAAGTGATGTATATCACCGCAGGTATCATTGGTGGACTGGGTATTATTCCAGGAATGCCACACTTTGCATTCTTATTGCTAGCCTCAACTTTGGCCGGTGCTGCTTACACTATGGCGAAACGTAAGGCAGAAGCGCCAGTTGCCGAAGCTAAGCCTGAGCAATCGGTTGCGCCACCCGAAATGGAAGAAGCGACTTGGCAAGATATTTTACCCGTGGATACACTTGGTCTTGAGGTCGGTTATCGCTTGATCCCTTTAGTCGATAAAACTCAAGGTGGCGAGCTCTTGCGCAGGATTAAGGGGATACGCAAGAAGTTTGCGCAGGAAATTGGGTTCCTATCCCCCCCAGTGCATATTCGCGATAATTTGGAGCTCAAACCTTCTGCATACCGCATCAGCCTCAAAGGGGTCGAAATTGGCGCCGGTGAAGCGAACATGGGGCAGTATTTGGCGATCGATCCAGGCATGGTTTCTGGAACCGTACCCGGCGTTCCTACGACTGATCCCGCCTTTGGTTTGCCAGCAGTGTGGATCGATGCATCAACTCGAGAACTCGCTCAGTCGATGGGGTATACCGTAGTCGATGCGGGCACGGTCGTAGCGACGCATTTGAACCATTTGATTACGTCCAATGCAGCTGGATTGTTGGGGCGCTACGAGGTACAGCAATTACTCGATCAACTGGGTAAAGATTCTCCAAAACTCATTGAGGATCTCACGCCGAGATTGCTGTCTTTGTCCGTCATTCAGAAGGTCTTGCAAAATCTCTTGATCGAAGGTGTTCATATTCGTGATATGCGCACCATTATCGAAACCTTGGCCGAATTTGCTAACCAAACGCAAGATCCGACCGAACTCACAGGGCAGGTCAGGATTGCTCTCGGTCGCGCCATCGTGCAGCAGATCTTCCCAACCGGCAGTGAGCTTCCTGTCATGACTCTCGATGCCAAATTAGAGCGTTTATTGCTCCAAACCCTGCAAGGTGGCGTCGATGGAATGGCAATGGAGCCTGGACTTGCGGATACGATTGCAGCACAGACAGAAGCTGCCGCACAACATCAACAACAGCTCGGCTTAACTCCAGTGTTACTGGTGCCTGGGCCATTGCGCGTGCTTCTATCGCGATTCCTGCGCCGCACACTGCCACATGTCAAAGTCTTATCGCACTCTGAATTACCAGAAAATAAAACGATCCGGGTCACTAGCCTGGTAGGAGGTCAATCATGA
- the motD gene encoding flagellar motor protein MotD, producing MARKKYIEEPDNHERWLVSYADFMTLLFAFFVVMYAISSLNVGKYKVLSNSLNGAFGTALVTSGVIPDPKLNQTNILEPIPNIRPKPAEPLRKERERMTGVAKDILTVLEPLVREGKVRVTQTSRGVAIEINASLLFAQGDARLNTESIQALKAIAEVLKSDTHAIQVEGFTDNLPIKNSNFPSNWELSAVRASTVARLFMENGVDESRMTAVGQGPKTPVSSNDTPEGRARNRRVTITILSLLPETPVEVPVSNPNKTN from the coding sequence ATGGCACGAAAAAAGTATATTGAAGAGCCTGACAACCATGAACGCTGGTTGGTCTCTTATGCTGATTTCATGACTTTGTTATTTGCGTTTTTTGTCGTGATGTATGCCATTTCCTCTTTGAATGTCGGTAAATACAAAGTCCTCTCTAACTCTTTAAATGGGGCGTTTGGCACAGCACTGGTGACCTCAGGTGTTATCCCAGATCCTAAGCTCAATCAAACAAACATACTTGAGCCGATTCCCAATATCCGACCTAAGCCAGCAGAGCCATTGCGCAAGGAACGTGAACGCATGACTGGCGTGGCGAAGGATATTCTTACAGTTCTTGAGCCTCTGGTGCGCGAGGGAAAAGTGCGCGTCACCCAAACCAGTCGTGGTGTGGCGATTGAGATCAATGCAAGTTTGTTGTTTGCTCAAGGAGATGCACGATTGAACACTGAATCAATTCAAGCACTGAAAGCCATTGCTGAGGTCCTTAAGAGCGATACGCATGCGATCCAAGTCGAAGGTTTTACTGACAATTTACCGATTAAGAATTCGAATTTTCCGTCAAATTGGGAGCTCTCCGCGGTTCGTGCAAGTACTGTCGCGAGATTGTTTATGGAGAATGGCGTCGATGAGAGTCGGATGACTGCAGTCGGGCAGGGACCTAAAACGCCAGTGAGTTCCAACGATACGCCCGAAGGTCGTGCCCGCAATCGGCGTGTAACGATTACGATTTTATCGCTTTTGCCAGAAACTCCTGTGGAAGTTCCTGTTTCCAATCCCAATAAAACCAATTAA
- a CDS encoding RNA polymerase sigma factor FliA: MYTASGKSDKNSILTEHAPLVKRLAYQLKARLPPSVEVDDLVQAGMIGLLDAVNRYEETHGAQFETYAIQRIRGAMLDELRSSDWLPRGVRQNMRKIENAMNELQQRLGRPPMETEVAKHLKLSLADYQELLGESGGHQLLYYEDFHDSETKEHFLDHFCTDERSGDPLQDLLHGDFREAVIYAINSLPEREKLLMGLYYEQELNLKEIGAVMGVSESRVSQLHSQAVARLRASLRERAWTGLA; this comes from the coding sequence ATGTACACAGCAAGTGGCAAGTCAGATAAAAACTCAATTCTCACTGAACATGCACCGTTGGTTAAACGACTTGCATATCAGTTGAAAGCGCGTTTGCCACCAAGCGTTGAGGTTGATGACCTTGTTCAAGCTGGCATGATAGGTTTGCTTGATGCGGTTAATCGTTACGAGGAAACTCATGGTGCCCAATTTGAAACGTATGCAATTCAACGCATACGGGGAGCTATGCTAGATGAACTGAGAAGTAGTGATTGGTTGCCACGTGGTGTGCGTCAGAACATGCGCAAGATCGAAAATGCCATGAATGAATTACAGCAGCGTCTGGGCCGTCCCCCAATGGAGACCGAGGTTGCCAAACACCTCAAGCTTTCTTTAGCGGATTACCAGGAATTGCTTGGCGAGAGTGGTGGTCATCAGTTGTTGTACTACGAAGATTTTCATGATTCAGAAACCAAGGAACACTTCCTTGATCATTTCTGTACCGATGAACGCTCTGGTGATCCTTTACAAGATCTACTACATGGTGATTTTAGAGAGGCAGTCATTTATGCGATCAATAGTCTGCCTGAGCGAGAAAAACTGTTGATGGGTCTCTATTACGAACAAGAGTTGAATCTGAAAGAGATCGGAGCCGTGATGGGTGTCTCTGAATCTCGTGTATCACAATTACATAGTCAAGCTGTGGCGCGCCTACGCGCCTCATTGAGGGAGCGCGCGTGGACCGGGCTAGCATAA
- the flgB gene encoding flagellar basal body rod protein FlgB, with product MTKLDDYLRFHETALSVRGQRQQLLASNIANADTPNYKARDVDFNAAMNLALQKTANPGVMAKSDQAHMNTKGTVAGVVPGYRTESQGNVDGNTVDMDVERNAFTDNALRYEASLTMINMQIKGILAAIQP from the coding sequence ATGACAAAGTTAGATGACTATTTGCGTTTTCATGAAACCGCTCTTTCAGTAAGAGGGCAGAGACAGCAATTGTTGGCGTCGAATATCGCCAATGCGGACACGCCCAATTATAAAGCCCGAGATGTTGATTTTAATGCGGCGATGAACTTGGCGCTTCAAAAAACGGCTAACCCAGGTGTGATGGCGAAATCCGATCAAGCTCACATGAATACCAAAGGCACGGTGGCGGGCGTGGTGCCAGGCTATCGCACTGAGTCGCAAGGGAATGTCGATGGCAATACGGTAGATATGGATGTTGAGCGTAATGCGTTCACCGACAACGCGCTTCGTTACGAGGCAAGCTTGACGATGATCAATATGCAGATTAAGGGCATCTTGGCAGCCATTCAACCTTGA